Proteins encoded together in one Drosophila gunungcola strain Sukarami chromosome 2R unlocalized genomic scaffold, Dgunungcola_SK_2 000013F, whole genome shotgun sequence window:
- the LOC128256080 gene encoding C3 and PZP-like alpha-2-macroglobulin domain-containing protein 8, whose product MPIEINTPDKLEYQFFPASGGVFTFKVRSPKDAHLALTPAAEENGPIYEIFLGGWENTKSVIRKDRQKPEVAEVPTPGILDAGEFRGFWVRWYDNVITVGREGDAAAFLSYDAGSLFPVNFVGICTGWGASGSWQLDDPTPSAPVMGFAAPTGSGPGCWVAAANGEVPPNALEGGFDSSEQLYIARARHEGDLIPGKLHPSHGVTYVAYGGGEHGHGEYEVLCAAGGQWVPVEAGNIPSNALPAGETAEGEPLFIGRATHDGTITVGKVQPSHGCCYIPYGGEELAYKEFEIYVAN is encoded by the exons ATGCCAATTG AAATCAACACCCCCGATAAGTTGGAATACCAATTCTTCCCGGCCAGCGGAGGAGTGTTCACCTTCAAGGTGCGTTCCCCAAAAGATGCCCACTTGGCACTCACACCAGCTGCCGAGGAGAACGGTCCGATCTACGAGATCTTCCTGGGCGGTTGGGAAAACACCAAGTCGGTGATCCGCAAGGACCGCCAGAAGCCCGAGGTGGCCGAGGTGCCCACTCCGGGTATCCTGGACGCCGGAGAGTTCCGTGGCTTCTGGGTGCGCTGGTATGACAATGTCATCACCGTGGGCCGCGAAGGCGATGCCGCTGCCTTTCTTTCCTACGACGCCGGCAGTCTGTTCCCAGTTAACTTCGTCGGCATCTGCACGGGATGGGGCGCCAGCGGGTCCTGGCAGCTGGATG ACCCTACTCCCTCGGCGCCCGTAATGGGCTTCGCCGCGCCCACCGGAAGCGGACCAGGATGTTGGGTGGCTGCCGCCAACGGAGAGGTTCCGCCTAACGCCCTGGAGGGAGGATTCGATAGCAGCGAGCAGCTGTACATCGCCCGTGCCCGTCACGAGGGTGACCTGATTCCCGGCAAGCTGCACCCATCGCACGGCGTTACCTACGTGGCCTACGGAGGCGGGGAGCACGGACACGGCGAGTACGAGGTGCTCTGCGCCGCCGGAGGACAGTGGGTGCCCGTGGAGGCCGGAAACATTCCGTCCAACGCTTTGCCCGCCGGCGAGACCGCTGAGGGCGAGCCGCTCTTCATCGGACGCGCCACCCACGACGGCACCATCACCGTGGGCAAGGTGCAGCCCTCGCACGGATGCTGCTACATCCCCTACGGCGGCGAGGAGCTGGCCTACAAGGAGTTCGAGATCTACGTGGCCAACTAA